One part of the [Synechococcus] sp. NIES-970 genome encodes these proteins:
- the murE gene encoding UDP-N-acetylmuramoylalanyl-D-glutamate-2, 6-diaminopimelate ligase has translation MQLGALLKQISAIESLPDHPALQQTIKGLSSNSQAIAPGDLFIGLPGTRVDGGEFWPGAIEAGAIAAVVSAAALEKFPATHGECVITVTDPVLACAEIANLFYEKPTTALKLVGVTGTNGKTTTSHLIEYFLQQAQQPTALIGTLYTRWPGYEKIATHTTPFAIDLQKNFATALKAGNTHAVMEVSSHALHQNRVKGCQFDVAVFTNLTQDHLDYHPTMEDYFQAKALLFNDEYCHGRAVVNLDNDYGDRLAHKLGAKAWGYSLRDAAADIYMDRLVYTATGVQGRLKTPMGTVDFSSPLVGQFNLENVMAAIGAGLALGLELDPMIACLPQFQGVPGRMERVIIDGDQDISVIVDYAHTPDSLENLLKASRPFIAKRMICVFGCGGDRDRTKRPLMGNIAATQSDWAVVTSDNPRTEDPKRILADVVEGIPENVQFLVVPDRAAAIHQAILEAQPGDGVLIAGKGHEDYQILGTEKIHFDDREEARKALGDRLQQTA, from the coding sequence ATGCAGTTAGGCGCACTTTTAAAACAGATATCGGCCATTGAATCCCTGCCGGATCACCCTGCTTTGCAGCAAACCATTAAAGGTCTTTCGAGTAATTCCCAAGCGATCGCCCCCGGTGATCTCTTCATCGGTTTACCGGGTACCCGCGTCGATGGGGGAGAGTTTTGGCCAGGGGCGATCGAAGCTGGGGCGATCGCCGCGGTGGTCAGTGCAGCCGCCCTTGAAAAATTCCCGGCGACCCATGGGGAATGCGTCATCACCGTCACCGATCCGGTTCTGGCCTGCGCCGAAATTGCCAATCTTTTCTACGAAAAACCCACGACGGCGTTAAAACTCGTGGGGGTCACCGGTACCAATGGCAAAACGACCACCAGCCACCTAATTGAATATTTCCTCCAGCAGGCCCAGCAGCCCACGGCGCTGATTGGAACCCTCTACACCCGTTGGCCCGGCTACGAAAAAATTGCCACTCACACTACCCCTTTTGCGATCGATTTACAAAAGAATTTTGCCACTGCCCTAAAAGCGGGCAATACCCACGCCGTCATGGAAGTGAGTTCCCACGCACTGCACCAAAATCGGGTGAAGGGCTGTCAATTTGATGTGGCGGTGTTTACGAATCTGACCCAAGATCACCTGGATTACCACCCGACCATGGAGGATTATTTTCAAGCGAAAGCACTCCTCTTTAACGATGAATATTGCCATGGCCGCGCGGTGGTCAATCTGGATAATGACTATGGTGATCGCCTCGCCCACAAACTCGGTGCAAAAGCCTGGGGTTACAGTTTGCGAGATGCCGCAGCCGACATTTATATGGATCGACTGGTTTACACAGCGACTGGGGTCCAGGGCCGCTTAAAAACGCCTATGGGGACCGTCGATTTCAGTTCGCCCCTTGTCGGTCAGTTCAACCTAGAAAACGTGATGGCTGCCATTGGTGCGGGTTTGGCCCTCGGTTTAGAGTTAGACCCAATGATTGCCTGCCTGCCGCAGTTTCAAGGGGTTCCCGGACGGATGGAGCGGGTCATTATCGATGGGGACCAAGACATTAGCGTGATCGTCGATTATGCGCACACCCCCGACAGTTTAGAAAATCTGCTGAAAGCGTCCCGGCCCTTTATTGCGAAACGGATGATCTGTGTCTTTGGTTGCGGGGGCGATCGCGATCGCACCAAGCGACCCTTGATGGGGAACATTGCGGCGACACAATCGGACTGGGCCGTGGTTACTTCTGATAATCCCCGCACCGAAGATCCGAAACGAATTTTGGCGGATGTGGTGGAAGGGATTCCTGAAAATGTACAGTTTCTCGTGGTGCCAGACCGGGCCGCAGCGATCCACCAGGCGATCCTCGAAGCGCAACCAGGGGATGGGGTTTTGATCGCGGGCAAGGGCCACGAGGACTACCAAATTCTCGGCACCGAAAAAATTCATTTCGATGACCGGGAAGAAGCCCGCAAAGCCCTAGGCGATCGCCTCCAGCAAACGGCCTAG
- the gst_1 gene encoding glutathione S-transferase — MLELYQFELSQFSEKVRFILDYKGLEYKKIEVTPGIGQLDVYKISGQRQVPVLKDGDTVISDSTEIAFYLDRKYPEKPLIPTAPIQRAQCLIMEEWADESIGLKGRKAFVGALNQNPNFRTSILPQQVPDLFKNLLGAVPGDVLDFLGTGVGLGGDAVKEAQRGLRQDLEALTLLVQQQPYLIGDQPTLADFTVAALSILLKFPEGNYFDIPDYLKGKGIPGLGDNAEYAPFFEWRDRLYADFRQASGSSNKTKTDDSSPMTIEID; from the coding sequence ATGTTGGAGCTATACCAATTTGAACTGTCTCAGTTTTCTGAAAAAGTCCGCTTTATTCTCGATTACAAGGGCTTAGAGTACAAAAAAATTGAAGTGACCCCCGGCATTGGTCAACTAGATGTCTATAAGATCTCGGGTCAGCGTCAGGTTCCCGTCCTCAAAGATGGCGACACGGTGATTAGTGACTCTACAGAAATCGCTTTCTACCTCGACCGCAAATACCCAGAAAAGCCGCTGATTCCCACCGCGCCAATCCAGCGGGCTCAATGTTTGATCATGGAAGAATGGGCCGATGAATCCATTGGCCTCAAGGGACGCAAAGCTTTCGTGGGCGCGTTGAACCAAAATCCCAATTTCCGCACGTCCATTTTGCCGCAGCAGGTGCCGGATCTGTTTAAAAATTTGTTGGGTGCTGTACCTGGGGATGTGTTGGATTTCCTTGGGACTGGCGTTGGTCTTGGGGGCGATGCAGTCAAGGAAGCTCAACGGGGTCTAAGGCAGGATCTAGAAGCGCTGACGCTCTTAGTCCAACAGCAACCTTATCTGATTGGCGATCAGCCGACTCTGGCGGATTTCACCGTGGCGGCGTTGAGTATTTTGTTGAAATTTCCTGAGGGGAACTACTTTGATATCCCTGATTATCTCAAGGGCAAGGGGATTCCGGGTCTCGGCGATAATGCCGAATATGCACCGTTCTTTGAGTGGCGCGATCGCCTTTACGCAGATTTCCGCCAAGCTTCGGGGAGCAGCAATAAAACAAAAACCGATGATAGTTCGCCGATGACTATCGAAATTGACTAA
- a CDS encoding hypothetical protein (conserved hypothetical protein): protein MKKFHLAIATNNLTATIQDYSQRLGADPCIVIENEYALWRTETLNISIRHDSNCPTGTVRHVGWEDPTASEFSQETDVNGLIWERFSAADQATEINNIWPGINYRPQDSKC, encoded by the coding sequence ATGAAAAAATTTCATTTGGCGATCGCCACCAATAATTTAACCGCAACCATTCAAGATTATTCCCAACGCTTGGGAGCTGACCCTTGTATTGTGATTGAAAATGAATATGCGCTATGGCGTACAGAAACGCTCAATATTTCGATCCGCCATGATTCAAATTGCCCTACTGGCACCGTGAGACATGTGGGTTGGGAAGATCCGACTGCTTCAGAATTTTCCCAAGAAACTGATGTTAATGGTTTGATTTGGGAAAGATTTAGTGCTGCCGATCAAGCGACAGAAATCAATAATATTTGGCCTGGTATAAATTATCGACCTCAAGATTCTAAATGCTGA
- the nudF gene encoding NUDIX hydrolase: MTAPQELPEVIKPILKYSGSKFDYEVNRLRLPNGAVGDYGSILHPGGALVVPVTNAGQLVLVRQYRFALQGRILEFPAGTIEAGEDPLTTVQRELPEEAGYGAKTWRSLGKFPICPGYSDEWIYSFLATDLEKLAVPPDQDDDEDIEVILLSPGELEEKIHHPEEGDRLDAKTISSYYLAKPFLDKFCPN, from the coding sequence ATGACTGCCCCCCAAGAACTGCCCGAAGTAATTAAACCGATTCTGAAATATAGCGGTTCAAAATTTGACTATGAAGTGAACCGGCTACGCTTACCCAATGGAGCGGTGGGAGACTATGGCAGCATTTTGCATCCGGGAGGCGCTTTAGTAGTACCGGTGACCAATGCGGGCCAGCTGGTGCTGGTGCGGCAATATCGTTTTGCGCTCCAGGGAAGGATTTTAGAGTTTCCGGCCGGGACCATTGAAGCCGGGGAAGATCCCCTCACAACGGTGCAGCGGGAGTTACCAGAGGAAGCGGGCTACGGGGCAAAAACTTGGCGATCGCTCGGTAAATTCCCCATTTGTCCAGGCTATTCTGACGAGTGGATTTATAGTTTTTTGGCGACAGATTTAGAAAAGCTGGCTGTGCCCCCCGACCAAGATGACGATGAAGATATTGAAGTGATCCTCCTCAGCCCAGGGGAACTAGAAGAAAAGATTCACCATCCCGAGGAAGGCGATCGCCTCGACGCCAAAACCATTTCCAGTTATTACTTAGCCAAACCCTTTTTAGATAAATTTTGCCCCAACTAA
- the psbA_1 gene encoding photosystem q(b) protein: MTTTLQQRESASLWEKFCQWITSTENRIYVGWFGVLMIPTLLTATTCFIIAFIAAPPVDIDGIREPVAGSLLYGNNIISGAVVPSSNAIGLHFYPIWEAASLDEWLYNGGPYQLVIFHFLIGVFCYMGREWELSYRLGMRPWICVAFSAPVAAATAVFLIYPIGQGSFSDGMPLGISGTFNFMIVFQAEHNILMHPFHMLGVAGVFGGSLFSAMHGSLVTSSLVRETTETESQNYGYKFGQEEETYNIVAAHGYFGRLIFQYASFNNSRSLHFLLGAWPVVGIWFTALGVSTMAFNLNGFNFNQSILDSQGRVINTWADILNRANLGFEVMHERNAHNFPLDLAAGEQAPVALQAPAING, from the coding sequence ATGACTACTACACTACAGCAGCGCGAGAGCGCTTCCTTGTGGGAGAAGTTCTGTCAGTGGATCACCAGCACCGAGAACCGCATCTATGTCGGTTGGTTCGGCGTCCTGATGATTCCTACTCTTCTCACCGCCACCACCTGCTTCATCATCGCTTTCATCGCTGCTCCCCCCGTGGACATCGATGGTATCCGTGAGCCCGTCGCAGGTTCTCTTCTCTACGGTAACAACATCATCTCTGGTGCTGTTGTTCCTTCTTCTAACGCAATTGGTCTCCACTTCTACCCCATCTGGGAAGCTGCTTCCCTCGATGAGTGGTTGTACAATGGTGGCCCTTACCAGTTGGTAATTTTCCACTTCCTCATCGGCGTATTCTGCTACATGGGTCGTGAGTGGGAACTTTCTTACCGCCTTGGTATGCGTCCCTGGATCTGTGTTGCTTTCTCTGCTCCCGTAGCCGCAGCAACTGCAGTATTCCTCATCTACCCCATCGGTCAAGGTTCCTTCTCTGATGGTATGCCTTTGGGTATCTCTGGTACGTTCAACTTCATGATCGTATTCCAGGCTGAGCACAACATCCTGATGCACCCCTTCCACATGCTCGGTGTGGCTGGTGTATTCGGCGGTTCTTTGTTCTCTGCAATGCACGGTTCTCTCGTAACCTCTTCTTTGGTACGTGAGACCACTGAAACCGAATCTCAGAACTACGGTTACAAGTTCGGTCAAGAAGAAGAAACTTACAACATCGTTGCAGCCCACGGCTACTTCGGTCGTTTGATCTTCCAATATGCATCTTTCAACAACAGCCGTTCCTTGCACTTCTTGCTTGGTGCATGGCCTGTAGTCGGTATCTGGTTCACTGCTCTTGGTGTATCTACCATGGCATTCAACCTGAACGGTTTCAACTTCAACCAGTCCATCTTGGACAGCCAAGGTCGTGTAATCAACACCTGGGCGGACATTCTGAACCGTGCGAACCTCGGTTTTGAAGTAATGCACGAGCGTAATGCTCACAACTTCCCCTTAGACTTAGCAGCTGGCGAGCAAGCTCCTGTAGCTCTGCAAGCTCCTGCAATCAACGGTTAA
- a CDS encoding hypothetical protein (conserved hypothetical protein) produces the protein MATKKKIEILTGDALLAKVKELENHSKEEKARACGYYTITKNGVERVNMMKFYNALIEAEGVQLDSNASTQGRGGRAATYRISVQSNGNLLIGSAYTKKMGLKAGDEFEISLGRKHIHLKQLGVDEDI, from the coding sequence ATGGCTACAAAGAAAAAGATTGAAATATTGACCGGTGATGCCTTGTTGGCGAAGGTCAAAGAACTTGAGAACCACAGCAAAGAAGAAAAAGCGAGAGCTTGCGGCTATTACACGATCACCAAAAATGGGGTTGAGCGTGTCAATATGATGAAGTTCTACAATGCCTTGATTGAAGCAGAAGGGGTACAACTTGATAGTAATGCCAGCACCCAGGGTCGTGGTGGTCGAGCTGCTACCTACCGTATTAGTGTGCAATCTAATGGCAATCTTTTAATTGGATCTGCCTACACAAAAAAAATGGGACTCAAAGCAGGGGATGAATTTGAAATTTCCCTTGGCCGTAAACATATTCATCTCAAGCAACTGGGAGTGGATGAGGACATTTAA
- the ssb_1 gene encoding single-stranded DNA-binding protein, producing MSINLVNLVGRAGGDPEVRYFESGSVLCNLTLAVNRPTSRSDQPDWFNLEIWGKTAEVAANYVKKGSLIGIQGSLKIETFTNRNGHESSKPVIRVNRLDLLGSKRDVDPGAVEGYNNYG from the coding sequence ATGAGCATTAACCTTGTAAATCTTGTGGGCCGAGCCGGGGGCGATCCGGAGGTGCGTTATTTTGAATCGGGTAGCGTATTGTGTAATTTGACCTTGGCTGTCAATCGTCCCACCAGCCGGAGTGATCAGCCGGATTGGTTTAATTTAGAAATTTGGGGCAAAACAGCGGAAGTAGCCGCTAACTATGTAAAAAAAGGAAGCTTAATCGGCATTCAAGGCTCCCTCAAGATTGAAACTTTTACCAACCGCAATGGCCATGAATCTTCAAAACCCGTGATCCGTGTCAATCGCTTAGACCTACTGGGCTCTAAGCGGGATGTAGATCCTGGCGCAGTGGAAGGCTATAACAACTATGGTTAA
- the gpo gene encoding glutathione peroxidase → MTTQASAPIYNFSATTIDGKSVSLETYKGKVLLIVNTASQCGFTPQYKGLQGLHEQYADKGLAVLGFPCNQFGQQEPGNADQIQTFCETTFGVSFPLFEKIEVNGGNAHPLYQYLTETAPGIFGTKNVKWNFTKFLVDRNGKVVKRYPPTATPEAIAKDIQGLL, encoded by the coding sequence ATGACAACGCAAGCCTCCGCGCCTATTTATAATTTTTCGGCGACAACGATTGATGGAAAATCTGTTTCCCTTGAGACCTATAAAGGAAAGGTTTTATTGATTGTTAATACAGCGAGCCAATGCGGATTTACGCCGCAATACAAGGGATTGCAGGGACTCCACGAACAGTACGCCGATAAAGGTTTAGCGGTGCTTGGTTTTCCTTGTAATCAATTTGGTCAGCAAGAACCAGGCAACGCAGATCAGATCCAAACTTTTTGTGAGACGACTTTTGGGGTATCTTTTCCGCTGTTTGAAAAAATCGAGGTGAATGGCGGCAATGCCCACCCGCTGTACCAGTATCTGACTGAAACGGCCCCTGGGATTTTTGGCACCAAAAACGTGAAATGGAATTTTACGAAGTTCCTCGTTGATCGCAATGGCAAAGTCGTGAAGCGTTATCCTCCTACAGCAACTCCAGAGGCAATCGCCAAAGATATCCAAGGTCTCCTCTAA
- a CDS encoding ABC transporter, ATP-binding protein produces MSDLVLDVRQLQVAFTSENQVNLAVDRISFQIERGKTLGIVGESGSGKSVTSLALMGLIQTPGRVTGGEIFYRATPETDPIDLQSLPEWERRTYRGGEIAMIFQEPMSSLNPVYNVEFQLTEAILLHQNITPAQARQQAIARLQEVQLPAEVMQRYPHELSGGQLQRVMIAMAIASNPTLLIADEPTTALDVTVQAKILQLLRDLCQARQMSLIFITHDLGVIAELVDEVAVMYQGKIVEQGSITQIFQDPQHPYTKGLLACRPRLDQKLVLLPTVADYMTVTTDPETQAVIIQERQPEDHLLAEISLEADKQRLEALIQQKPLLSVQNLQVGYRSRNFLLTGQRYFMAVNNVSFDLYPGETLGLVGESGCGKSTLARAILRLVQPLAGDIWFRGENIAQLPARSKRLRQLRREMQIVFQNPYNSLNPRLTIGQAIAEPLIIHNLKRDKKKRLERVQYLLERVGLNPTWVNRYPHELSGGQRQRVCIARALAIEPQFIICDESVSALDVSVQAQVLNLLKELQTEFQLTYIFISHDLSVVKFMGDRIIVMNQGKIEEIGPAEQIYRAPQQDYTKQLIAAIPQGL; encoded by the coding sequence ATGAGTGATCTGGTTCTCGATGTCCGTCAATTGCAGGTGGCTTTCACCAGCGAAAATCAAGTTAATCTCGCGGTTGATCGCATTAGCTTCCAGATCGAACGGGGCAAAACCCTCGGGATTGTCGGTGAGTCGGGCTCTGGGAAATCGGTCACTTCCCTAGCATTAATGGGGCTGATCCAAACGCCGGGCCGTGTCACTGGGGGCGAAATTTTCTACAGGGCGACCCCAGAAACAGACCCCATCGACCTCCAGAGTCTGCCGGAATGGGAACGGCGCACCTATCGCGGTGGCGAGATTGCGATGATTTTCCAGGAGCCGATGAGCTCCCTTAATCCGGTTTATAACGTCGAGTTTCAGCTCACCGAAGCGATTTTATTGCACCAAAATATTACCCCCGCCCAAGCAAGGCAACAGGCGATCGCCCGGCTCCAGGAAGTGCAACTGCCTGCCGAGGTGATGCAGCGCTATCCCCATGAACTGTCTGGGGGCCAACTGCAACGGGTAATGATCGCCATGGCGATCGCCTCCAATCCGACCTTACTCATTGCCGATGAACCGACCACGGCCCTGGATGTGACCGTGCAGGCAAAAATTCTGCAACTGTTGCGGGATCTGTGCCAGGCGCGGCAAATGTCCCTAATTTTTATCACCCATGATCTGGGGGTGATTGCAGAACTCGTCGATGAAGTGGCGGTGATGTACCAGGGCAAAATCGTCGAACAAGGTTCCATTACCCAAATTTTCCAGGATCCCCAACATCCCTACACCAAAGGCTTGCTGGCCTGCCGCCCCCGCCTTGACCAAAAATTGGTGTTGCTGCCCACCGTTGCTGATTACATGACTGTGACCACAGATCCAGAAACCCAAGCTGTGATTATTCAAGAACGGCAGCCCGAGGATCATTTACTGGCAGAGATTTCCCTTGAAGCAGACAAACAGCGCCTCGAAGCCTTGATTCAACAAAAGCCACTCCTATCGGTACAAAACCTCCAGGTGGGTTATCGGAGCCGTAATTTCCTCCTGACGGGGCAGCGCTATTTCATGGCGGTCAATAATGTTTCCTTTGACCTCTATCCAGGGGAAACCCTCGGTTTGGTGGGGGAATCGGGCTGCGGTAAATCCACTCTCGCCCGGGCAATTTTGCGCTTAGTGCAACCGCTCGCTGGAGATATCTGGTTCCGGGGGGAAAACATCGCTCAACTACCGGCCCGGAGTAAGCGACTGCGGCAACTGCGCCGGGAGATGCAAATCGTTTTCCAAAATCCCTATAATTCCCTCAATCCGCGCTTGACCATTGGTCAGGCGATCGCCGAGCCGTTGATTATTCACAATCTCAAGCGGGACAAGAAAAAACGCCTCGAACGAGTGCAGTACCTGTTGGAGCGAGTCGGCTTAAATCCCACATGGGTGAATCGCTATCCCCACGAACTGTCTGGGGGCCAACGGCAGCGGGTTTGTATTGCCCGGGCCTTGGCGATCGAACCGCAATTTATTATCTGTGATGAATCTGTCTCTGCCCTCGATGTGTCCGTCCAGGCCCAAGTGTTGAACTTGTTGAAGGAACTCCAGACGGAATTTCAACTGACCTATATTTTTATTTCCCACGATCTCAGCGTCGTGAAATTTATGGGCGATCGCATTATTGTGATGAATCAGGGCAAAATCGAAGAAATCGGCCCGGCCGAACAGATTTACCGCGCCCCCCAACAGGACTACACCAAACAACTGATCGCTGCTATCCCCCAAGGCCTCTAA
- a CDS encoding transcriptional regulator, MerR family yields the protein MTTTTPIHTWKIGTVARQSGLPVKTIRYYADLGLLGDTMGRSPKGYRLFSAAVLNRLAFIKRAQALGLSLQDIRNILAVHDAGTLPCGVIRELLEAQLQEINQQMATLRILKGELQGILSGWQDFSNQPQPPSTICPNLR from the coding sequence ATGACCACGACCACACCTATCCATACCTGGAAAATTGGCACCGTCGCCCGCCAAAGCGGTTTGCCGGTCAAAACTATTCGCTACTACGCTGACCTCGGTCTACTGGGAGACACCATGGGGCGATCGCCAAAAGGATACCGGCTTTTTTCGGCGGCCGTGTTGAATCGTTTGGCTTTTATTAAACGGGCCCAAGCCCTCGGCTTAAGCCTCCAAGACATCCGCAATATTCTCGCAGTACATGATGCAGGGACCCTACCCTGTGGGGTGATCAGGGAGCTTCTAGAAGCGCAATTGCAAGAAATTAACCAGCAAATGGCGACCTTGAGGATCCTCAAGGGAGAATTACAGGGTATTCTGTCTGGTTGGCAAGATTTTTCAAATCAACCCCAACCCCCTTCGACGATTTGCCCTAATTTACGATGA
- a CDS encoding rrf2 family protein, translated as MKLTTKGHYSVKALLDISLQPGYGPTSVKAIAERQNLPAPYLEKLLIEMRRAGILRSVRGAQGGYQLLSKPEDISLGQILQAIGETVDPLPHHEPQPNQAEDWVTFSLWQRLHQKLQEALYNITLADLYYDARSWKAAQGEATSFVI; from the coding sequence ATGAAGCTGACCACTAAAGGCCATTACAGCGTCAAAGCTTTACTTGATATTAGTTTGCAACCTGGCTATGGCCCCACCTCTGTAAAGGCGATCGCCGAACGCCAGAACTTACCTGCTCCCTACCTTGAGAAACTCTTGATTGAAATGCGTCGCGCGGGCATTCTTCGTTCGGTGCGTGGCGCCCAAGGGGGCTATCAACTACTATCAAAACCCGAAGATATTTCCCTCGGTCAAATTCTTCAGGCGATCGGTGAAACCGTTGATCCTCTCCCACACCATGAGCCCCAGCCCAACCAAGCAGAAGATTGGGTAACTTTTAGCCTTTGGCAGCGGCTTCACCAAAAACTCCAAGAGGCACTTTATAACATTACCCTTGCCGATTTATACTATGATGCCCGGAGTTGGAAAGCGGCCCAGGGAGAAGCAACAAGTTTTGTGATTTGA
- the eda gene encoding 2-dehydro-3-deoxyphosphogluconate aldolase/4-hydroxy-2-oxoglutarate aldolase, with the protein MTPLQQRWFAQLQQHQAIAIIRTADWQQGVKMAAIAIAGGLHLIEITWNSDQAGRIIETLREKFPSALIGAGTILTPADLKEAIASGASFAFSPHSDRDLVKVAHLRDVPMVLGALTPSEIYQAWRWGSDGVKVFPIKAVGGTAFIHCLRPALAEIPLIPTGGVTLKNAPEFIQAGAIAVGLSSDLFPETMVQRAEWPQLTQRIRRHHPSQWS; encoded by the coding sequence ATGACGCCCCTCCAACAACGCTGGTTTGCACAACTCCAACAACACCAGGCGATCGCCATCATTCGCACTGCGGATTGGCAACAGGGGGTCAAGATGGCGGCCATCGCCATTGCAGGGGGGTTACATCTCATTGAAATCACTTGGAACAGTGACCAAGCCGGGCGAATTATTGAAACCCTACGGGAAAAATTTCCGAGCGCCCTAATCGGTGCAGGGACTATTCTGACACCAGCAGACCTAAAAGAGGCGATCGCCAGTGGCGCCAGTTTTGCCTTCAGCCCCCATAGCGATCGCGATCTAGTTAAAGTTGCCCACCTGCGGGATGTGCCGATGGTGCTTGGCGCCCTTACCCCCAGCGAAATTTACCAAGCCTGGCGTTGGGGCAGTGATGGCGTGAAAGTATTTCCGATAAAAGCTGTGGGGGGCACAGCTTTTATCCATTGTCTCCGGCCGGCCCTCGCAGAAATCCCCTTGATTCCCACCGGAGGGGTTACCCTCAAGAATGCACCTGAGTTCATCCAAGCCGGGGCGATCGCCGTTGGTTTATCCAGCGATCTGTTTCCGGAAACCATGGTGCAACGGGCAGAGTGGCCCCAGCTCACCCAGCGCATCCGCCGACATCATCCCAGCCAATGGTCATAA
- a CDS encoding RNA methyltransferase, TrmH family, with product MEDVHKPHNISAIIRTCDAVGVLDVHAMNQVVDGEELTTYAQVAQGSEKWVNLYRHPDISTAIQSVQQQNFKVYAAHLSDRAVDYREIDYTQPTAILMGAERWGVSNTAAELVDGHIIIPMLGMVQSLNVSVAAAVILFEAQRQRLQAGLYNQPRLTPELYQQKVFEWGYPELVDHYRDRQLPYPPLDAEGQIIKA from the coding sequence ATGGAAGATGTCCATAAACCCCATAATATTTCGGCAATTATTCGCACCTGTGATGCGGTAGGCGTACTAGATGTCCATGCAATGAATCAGGTTGTCGATGGGGAAGAACTGACTACCTATGCTCAGGTAGCCCAGGGCAGTGAAAAATGGGTCAACCTCTACCGTCACCCGGATATCTCTACGGCAATTCAATCTGTGCAACAACAAAACTTCAAAGTTTATGCAGCCCACTTAAGCGATCGCGCAGTGGATTATCGTGAAATTGACTACACCCAACCCACAGCAATCTTAATGGGGGCCGAACGTTGGGGTGTCAGCAATACCGCTGCCGAGCTTGTGGATGGCCACATTATTATCCCGATGCTGGGCATGGTGCAATCGTTAAATGTATCTGTGGCGGCGGCTGTTATTTTGTTTGAAGCCCAGCGGCAACGACTCCAGGCAGGCTTGTATAATCAGCCCCGCCTCACCCCAGAGCTTTACCAACAGAAAGTTTTTGAGTGGGGTTACCCCGAACTGGTAGATCATTACCGCGATCGCCAACTGCCCTATCCTCCCCTCGATGCCGAGGGGCAGATCATCAAAGCCTAG